A window of the Hevea brasiliensis isolate MT/VB/25A 57/8 chromosome 6, ASM3005281v1, whole genome shotgun sequence genome harbors these coding sequences:
- the LOC131180700 gene encoding vegetative cell wall protein gp1-like: MGIPSSLPTNPNPSPSPPSPQSPPPQSPPPPPSQIPPLIPLTPLSPQSEPQNETPIPDTHSPEPAPEPVPTQTKTQGKTKKAASKPKKTPVGKRKRVPSVPFNLNSPPQPSSEPVSKRTRSSSQTPAPVTQTPITQSPLHSPAPASSADTIEEMGYNSLQAN, encoded by the coding sequence ATGGGTATTCCATCCTCATTAcccacaaaccctaaccccagccccAGTCCGCCATCACCTCAATCGCCACCACCTCAGTCACCGCCACCACCCCCAAGCCAAATACCACCTCTCATTCCGCTGACTCCCCTCTCGCCGCAATCCGAGCCACAAAATGAAACACCAATTCCCGACACCCATTCCCCAGAACCAGCGCCTGAACCTGTGCCTACTCAAACGAAAACCCAAGGCAAAACAAAAAAGGCTGCAAGTAAACCTAAGAAAACCCCTGTCGGAAAACGGAAACGAGTACCCTCTGTTCCTTTCAACCTGAATTCTCCACCTCAGCCGTCCTCTGAACCAGTTAGCAAAAGGACCAGGTCTTCCTCACAAACTCCAGCACCAGTGACCCAAACACCAATAACTCAGTCTCCCTTACACTCTCCAGCACCTGCGTCATCTGCAGATACTATAgaggag